A genome region from Christensenella minuta includes the following:
- a CDS encoding NAD(P)/FAD-dependent oxidoreductase yields MQYYDVIIIGGGITGCAAAYEFSKYDFKTALLEKENDVACGSTKANSAIIHAGYDPEPGTLMAKYNVRGNALAHRLAKKLDIPFRETGSLVLAFSDEEVREVRKLYENGVANGVPVEIISGKEVLRREPNISDRVRCALWAPTGAVISPWEFAAALIETAVTNGVDCYLSSGVKRLSRQDGMFEITAGNHEKYRANYIVNAAGLYADKVYEMAGGSGLRITPVRGEYFLFDKTMGGIVSTVVFQCPTKLGKGVVVAPTVHGNLYAGPDSKTAEARDDTATHMDELEYVRQMAVKSVPTIDFSQNIRNFAGLRAVAGDDFVVGESEIPNFINAAGIKSPGLSSAPAIAEDLVRILEGCGLALHRKPEFQGERRVLRMNEMSFEEQDALIRKNPAYGRVVCRCQTITEGEIVDILKRPVAPRSIDGIKRRCAAGMGRCQGGFCEPRIHDIMARTLGIPMRDILQDTEGSYIVTGETKED; encoded by the coding sequence ATGCAATATTATGACGTGATTATCATCGGCGGCGGCATTACCGGCTGCGCCGCTGCATATGAGTTTTCAAAATATGATTTTAAAACGGCGCTTCTGGAGAAGGAAAACGACGTGGCATGCGGCAGTACGAAGGCCAATAGCGCGATCATCCACGCGGGCTACGATCCCGAGCCGGGGACGCTGATGGCGAAATACAACGTACGCGGCAACGCGCTGGCTCACCGGTTGGCAAAAAAGCTGGATATCCCCTTCCGTGAGACGGGTTCGCTTGTGCTTGCCTTTTCGGACGAGGAAGTACGCGAGGTGCGTAAGCTTTATGAAAACGGCGTGGCCAACGGCGTACCAGTGGAGATCATTTCCGGGAAGGAGGTCCTGCGGCGGGAGCCGAACATTTCAGACCGGGTGCGGTGTGCGCTGTGGGCGCCCACGGGGGCGGTCATCAGTCCGTGGGAATTTGCGGCCGCCCTGATCGAAACGGCTGTCACAAACGGTGTGGACTGCTATCTTTCGAGCGGCGTGAAGCGCCTGAGCCGGCAGGACGGCATGTTTGAAATAACCGCGGGCAACCATGAAAAATACCGCGCGAACTATATTGTCAACGCCGCCGGATTATATGCGGACAAGGTTTATGAAATGGCGGGCGGCTCAGGCCTCCGTATTACGCCCGTACGCGGGGAATATTTCCTCTTCGATAAGACCATGGGCGGCATCGTTTCCACGGTGGTGTTCCAGTGCCCGACCAAGCTGGGAAAGGGCGTGGTCGTTGCGCCCACGGTGCACGGGAACCTATACGCCGGGCCAGACAGCAAAACAGCGGAGGCCCGCGACGATACTGCGACCCATATGGACGAGCTGGAATATGTCCGGCAGATGGCGGTGAAATCCGTGCCGACGATCGATTTTTCGCAGAACATCCGGAACTTTGCGGGCCTGCGAGCCGTGGCGGGAGACGATTTTGTGGTCGGGGAGTCGGAGATTCCCAACTTTATCAACGCCGCGGGGATCAAATCGCCCGGGCTTTCTTCCGCACCCGCAATCGCGGAAGACCTTGTGCGGATATTGGAAGGCTGCGGTCTCGCCCTGCACAGGAAGCCGGAGTTCCAGGGGGAACGCCGGGTGCTGCGCATGAATGAAATGTCCTTTGAAGAGCAGGACGCGCTGATCCGGAAAAATCCTGCCTATGGGCGTGTGGTGTGCCGCTGTCAGACGATCACGGAAGGGGAGATCGTGGATATCCTGAAAAGGCCGGTCGCGCCGCGCAGCATCGACGGCATTAAGCGGCGGTGCGCGGCAGGTATGGGCAGGTGTCAAGGCGGGTTTTGTGAGCCGCGTATCCACGATATCATGGCACGGACGCTCGGAATCCCCATGAGAGACATCTTGCAGGATACCGAAGGAAGCTATATCGTGACCGGGGAGACAAAAGAGGACTGA
- the iorA gene encoding indolepyruvate ferredoxin oxidoreductase subunit alpha gives MGNEAIALGAIRAGVNLVCGYPGTPSTEVLETVAKHNPGDIHVEWASNEKAAVEVGGGASFTGARVLVTMKQMGLNVAADPLMCLSYLGVKGGLVVLAADDPGPISSQTEQDTRHFAKFANLPVLDPSTPEEAYRMVQEAFGLSERWGLPVILRPTTRICHASASIEAEPRREKHEYPGFEKDPRWVIFPSLSLKNHGELERKQKEIGKEFSHSAFNDTEGNGSIGIVASGAAYTYAKEAVKELGANVTLVKIGTPYPFPEDFALEFMKDLDKVLVIEELDAVIERSLTDILGKHKIRLDIYGKETGNLPAAGEYTHEIVRGAIAGFLGGAVKETAASTPPALPARPPVLCAGCPHRASFYAVKTAMKGMEAVFTGDIGCYTLGNAKPLDMVDTCLCMGAGVTVAQGLYHMEPDKKYFAFIGDSTFFHTGIPGIVNAAYNQAKITVVVLDNSTTAMTGQQPHPGTGRTMMGTESPQIDIEAILRASGAGWVKTVNPFNFNAAVAAAKEAAEFDGVSAVIYRAPCIALRKPEAVYEINKSCIGCKKCIREIGCPAISVKDGAVGIEPSLCYGCGLCTYVCPAAAIVEVQE, from the coding sequence ATGGGGAACGAAGCAATCGCGCTCGGCGCGATCCGTGCGGGGGTCAATCTTGTGTGCGGATATCCGGGCACGCCTTCTACGGAAGTGCTGGAAACGGTTGCGAAACATAATCCGGGGGATATCCATGTGGAGTGGGCGTCCAACGAAAAGGCGGCGGTGGAGGTTGGCGGGGGCGCCAGCTTCACAGGCGCGCGCGTATTGGTGACGATGAAGCAGATGGGGCTCAATGTGGCCGCGGATCCGCTGATGTGCCTTTCCTATCTTGGCGTGAAGGGAGGCCTCGTCGTACTTGCCGCGGATGATCCGGGGCCGATTTCTTCGCAGACAGAGCAGGATACGCGGCATTTTGCCAAATTCGCCAACTTGCCCGTGCTCGATCCGTCCACGCCCGAGGAGGCGTACCGGATGGTGCAGGAAGCATTCGGCCTCTCCGAGCGGTGGGGTCTGCCGGTGATCCTGCGTCCGACAACGCGCATTTGCCACGCGTCCGCTTCGATCGAAGCGGAACCGCGCAGGGAAAAACATGAATATCCGGGTTTTGAAAAGGATCCGCGCTGGGTCATTTTTCCCAGCCTGTCCCTGAAAAACCACGGGGAACTTGAACGCAAACAAAAGGAGATTGGGAAAGAGTTCTCGCACAGTGCCTTCAACGACACGGAAGGGAACGGCAGCATCGGCATTGTGGCGTCTGGCGCGGCCTATACCTATGCGAAGGAAGCGGTGAAAGAATTAGGGGCAAACGTAACGCTTGTAAAAATCGGCACGCCGTATCCTTTCCCGGAAGACTTCGCCCTGGAATTCATGAAGGACCTCGATAAAGTGTTGGTAATCGAGGAGCTTGATGCGGTCATCGAACGCAGCCTGACGGACATTTTGGGGAAGCATAAAATAAGGCTCGATATCTATGGAAAAGAAACGGGGAATCTTCCCGCAGCGGGCGAGTATACGCATGAGATTGTGCGCGGCGCGATCGCGGGATTCCTCGGCGGCGCGGTAAAGGAGACAGCGGCCAGCACTCCGCCGGCTCTGCCTGCCCGCCCGCCGGTGCTGTGCGCAGGATGCCCGCACAGAGCGTCCTTTTATGCGGTAAAAACGGCAATGAAGGGTATGGAGGCGGTGTTTACGGGCGATATCGGCTGTTACACGCTTGGAAACGCGAAGCCGCTCGACATGGTAGACACCTGCCTGTGCATGGGCGCGGGAGTCACTGTGGCGCAGGGGCTTTACCACATGGAGCCGGATAAGAAATATTTTGCCTTTATCGGGGATTCGACCTTTTTCCATACGGGCATCCCGGGCATCGTGAACGCGGCCTATAACCAGGCGAAAATCACGGTGGTGGTACTCGACAACAGTACGACGGCGATGACCGGGCAGCAGCCCCATCCGGGAACGGGAAGGACGATGATGGGGACGGAATCGCCCCAAATCGACATAGAGGCGATCCTTCGCGCGAGCGGCGCAGGGTGGGTAAAGACCGTCAATCCATTCAATTTTAATGCGGCGGTTGCTGCGGCAAAAGAGGCGGCGGAGTTTGACGGCGTATCGGCGGTCATTTACCGGGCGCCGTGCATTGCCCTGCGCAAACCGGAAGCGGTTTATGAAATCAATAAAAGCTGCATCGGCTGTAAAAAATGTATCCGGGAGATCGGCTGCCCGGCTATTTCCGTGAAGGACGGCGCGGTGGGAATCGAGCCTTCCCTGTGTTACGGCTGCGGCCTGTGCACCTATGTATGTCCGGCTGCGGCAATCGTGGAGGTGCAGGAATGA
- a CDS encoding NAD(P)/FAD-dependent oxidoreductase gives MKYDVAVIGAGPAGLAAALEARKNGAEKVVILERDFEAGGILNQCIHNGFGLHYFKEELTGPEYAERFIDELRKTDIELKLNTMVLGLSQAKHIIAVNPQEGVLGIDAGAVVLAMGCRERPRGSLGIPGTRPAGIFTAGTAQRYVNMEGCMVGKKVLILGSGDIGLIMARRMVLEGAQVAACVELMPYSAGLRRNIVQCLDDFDIPLYLSSTITEIRGKHRVEGVVISRVDKDRKPIPGTEKEIECDTVLLSVGLIPENELSKNAGVEMDMRTKGPIVYENMETSIPGIFACGNVAQVHDLVDFVTMESIRAGRAAAEYAAHGEKEAPCFELYASRGLNYILPQRARMDHIDQFLDVFFRVNDIYKDISIVVKSNGGEIARFRRDYAVPGEMEKIRIPKKLLTGDEIEVSLKGGEQE, from the coding sequence ATGAAATATGATGTAGCGGTGATCGGTGCGGGTCCGGCGGGCTTGGCAGCGGCTCTTGAGGCCAGGAAAAACGGTGCGGAAAAGGTAGTGATCCTGGAACGCGATTTTGAGGCGGGCGGGATTCTCAACCAGTGTATCCATAATGGGTTCGGCTTGCACTATTTTAAGGAGGAGCTGACCGGACCGGAATATGCGGAACGGTTTATAGACGAACTCCGCAAGACGGATATCGAGCTGAAGCTCAATACGATGGTGCTCGGTCTTTCACAGGCGAAGCACATCATTGCGGTTAACCCGCAGGAGGGTGTGCTCGGAATCGATGCGGGCGCAGTCGTTTTGGCAATGGGCTGCAGGGAGCGCCCGCGCGGCTCGCTCGGGATTCCGGGAACGCGCCCGGCGGGAATTTTTACCGCGGGGACGGCACAGCGCTATGTTAACATGGAAGGCTGTATGGTAGGCAAAAAGGTGTTGATTCTCGGGTCGGGCGACATTGGGCTTATTATGGCCCGGCGCATGGTGCTCGAAGGCGCGCAGGTGGCGGCGTGCGTTGAGCTGATGCCTTATTCGGCAGGACTCCGGCGCAATATCGTGCAGTGCCTCGATGATTTCGATATACCGCTGTACCTTTCCAGCACGATCACGGAGATCAGGGGAAAACACCGTGTGGAAGGCGTGGTGATCTCACGGGTGGATAAGGACAGGAAACCGATTCCGGGGACGGAAAAGGAGATCGAGTGCGATACGGTCCTGCTTTCGGTCGGCCTGATCCCCGAAAACGAGCTTTCAAAAAATGCGGGCGTAGAGATGGATATGCGCACAAAAGGGCCGATCGTCTATGAAAACATGGAGACGAGCATACCGGGTATTTTTGCGTGCGGCAATGTGGCGCAGGTACATGACCTTGTAGATTTTGTGACGATGGAAAGCATACGGGCGGGCAGGGCGGCCGCCGAATATGCGGCGCACGGCGAAAAAGAAGCGCCCTGTTTTGAGCTGTACGCGAGCCGGGGGCTGAATTATATCCTGCCGCAGCGCGCGCGCATGGATCATATCGACCAATTTCTCGATGTGTTTTTCCGCGTGAATGACATCTATAAGGATATCAGCATCGTAGTCAAATCGAACGGCGGCGAAATTGCGCGCTTCAGGCGCGATTATGCGGTGCCTGGGGAAATGGAGAAAATCCGTATTCCCAAAAAGCTGCTGACAGGAGATGAAATCGAGGTTTCTCTGAAAGGAGGCGAACAGGAATGA
- a CDS encoding alpha/beta fold hydrolase, which yields MACLSEELTFLSADGKSGVFARIWRPDHAQPKFILQICHGMCEYIDRYAEFAEYIVERGGVVCGNDHLGHGFTKQRNKDSSYGYFADKNGEKLVMEDVHSLTVLIRGRYPGIPFILMGHSMGSMVARSYMTKYGSEPACAVFMGTSGANRLTGLIRFLANAGMLSGRAKKPATLLSHLAFSKYNDRYGDVRSKNDWITRDRERVGRYNADPQCTFLFTDRAAYDFANLVDDVSGIQWAGRMPKDRPCLLVSGSMDPVGNYGEGVKEVFGWMKEEGLPVEMKLYEGARHELLNETNREEVFADLFTWIQKHI from the coding sequence ATGGCATGCTTAAGTGAAGAATTGACTTTTCTATCGGCGGACGGAAAGAGCGGGGTGTTTGCGCGTATATGGAGGCCGGATCATGCGCAGCCGAAATTTATCCTGCAAATTTGCCACGGGATGTGCGAATACATCGACCGTTATGCGGAATTCGCGGAATATATCGTGGAACGCGGCGGCGTCGTATGCGGAAACGACCACCTCGGCCATGGATTCACCAAACAGCGCAATAAAGACAGCTCTTACGGTTATTTTGCCGATAAAAACGGTGAAAAACTGGTGATGGAGGACGTGCATTCCCTGACCGTATTGATACGCGGGCGCTATCCCGGTATTCCTTTTATACTGATGGGACACAGCATGGGCAGCATGGTGGCGCGCAGCTATATGACGAAGTACGGCAGCGAGCCTGCATGCGCGGTATTTATGGGAACGTCGGGCGCGAACAGGCTGACAGGCCTCATCCGCTTCCTTGCGAACGCAGGCATGCTTTCTGGCCGTGCGAAAAAGCCCGCCACCCTCCTTTCGCATCTCGCATTTTCCAAATATAACGACAGGTATGGGGACGTACGTTCCAAAAACGACTGGATCACGCGCGACCGGGAGCGCGTCGGTCGGTATAACGCGGACCCGCAGTGCACTTTCTTGTTTACCGACCGCGCAGCCTATGACTTTGCCAACCTTGTCGACGACGTATCGGGAATACAGTGGGCCGGACGCATGCCGAAAGATAGACCCTGTCTGCTTGTGTCCGGCAGTATGGACCCGGTGGGAAACTATGGAGAGGGCGTAAAAGAGGTGTTTGGCTGGATGAAAGAGGAGGGGCTTCCCGTAGAGATGAAGCTTTACGAGGGAGCACGGCACGAGCTTTTGAACGAAACGAACCGGGAAGAAGTATTTGCCGACCTGTTCACATGGATACAAAAACACATTTGA
- a CDS encoding cysteine hydrolase family protein: MGKKAVILVDMLNDFVTGALTCDRAKAIVPQLEKLVKAAREKGVYVIYANDAHIKGVDRELQLWGDHAIIGTGGAEVIPELTPQEGDFVVPKRRYSGFFQTDLHLLLTELGVDTVIMTGLHAHMCVRHTAADAYYWGYGIIVPTDATDSFTKEDYEYGIRYLKDIYGAQLTTVDELVETF, translated from the coding sequence ATGGGAAAGAAAGCGGTTATTCTGGTAGATATGCTGAACGACTTTGTGACGGGCGCGCTCACATGCGACCGGGCAAAGGCAATCGTACCGCAGCTCGAAAAACTGGTAAAGGCGGCGCGGGAAAAGGGAGTATATGTGATTTACGCGAACGACGCGCATATCAAAGGGGTCGACCGTGAGCTTCAATTATGGGGCGACCATGCGATTATCGGCACAGGAGGCGCGGAAGTGATCCCGGAGCTTACGCCGCAGGAAGGAGATTTTGTGGTCCCGAAACGCAGGTACAGTGGGTTTTTCCAGACGGACCTGCACCTTCTCCTCACTGAGCTGGGCGTGGATACGGTCATCATGACGGGCCTGCACGCGCATATGTGCGTGCGGCACACGGCGGCGGATGCGTATTACTGGGGGTATGGGATCATCGTGCCCACAGATGCGACAGATTCCTTTACCAAAGAGGATTATGAATACGGCATCCGGTATTTGAAAGATATTTACGGCGCGCAGCTCACGACGGTGGACGAGCTCGTGGAAACATTCTGA
- a CDS encoding indolepyruvate oxidoreductase subunit beta yields the protein MKHDILIAGVGGQGTVLASKLIAQAAMEEGQFVRTSETIGMAQRGGCVVSHVRIGAKDEGSVIPLNGADLLLGFEPAEAARSLARLRKGGKAVVNTARVIPVTASLSGQAYETEEIFEYLKHGAQVWMLDATGIAEACGNAKAANMVMLGAGIGVGAIGYSLECMEELLGRRLPEKLLPVNRKALRAGCDYVRGAGGEKE from the coding sequence ATGAAACATGATATTTTGATCGCCGGCGTCGGCGGGCAGGGGACGGTCCTTGCCTCGAAGCTGATCGCGCAGGCGGCCATGGAGGAAGGACAGTTTGTGCGTACCTCCGAAACGATCGGTATGGCGCAGCGGGGCGGCTGTGTGGTCAGCCATGTGCGTATCGGCGCCAAGGATGAAGGCAGCGTGATTCCCCTGAACGGCGCGGACCTGCTGCTAGGTTTCGAACCCGCGGAGGCGGCGCGCAGCTTGGCGCGCCTGCGTAAGGGCGGAAAGGCAGTCGTCAACACGGCGCGGGTCATTCCGGTAACGGCTTCCCTTTCCGGGCAAGCCTATGAAACGGAAGAAATTTTTGAATACTTAAAACATGGGGCGCAGGTGTGGATGCTCGATGCGACGGGCATCGCGGAAGCGTGTGGCAACGCAAAAGCGGCAAATATGGTGATGCTTGGCGCGGGGATCGGCGTGGGAGCGATCGGGTACAGCTTGGAATGTATGGAAGAATTGCTCGGCCGGAGGCTCCCCGAGAAGCTGCTGCCGGTTAACCGAAAGGCGCTGCGCGCAGGATGCGATTATGTACGCGGGGCAGGAGGAGAGAAAGAGTGA
- the glpK gene encoding glycerol kinase GlpK, with protein MKRYIIALDQGTTSSRCIIFDQDCNIICVKQREFTQYFPQDGWVEHDPVEIVSSQLGVLEEAVDTAGIFLDEVTGIGITNQRETTIVWEKATGKPVYNAIVWQCRRTAAICEQLKRDGMADYIMETTGLVIDAYFSATKIKWILDHVDGARERAEKGELLFGTVDTWLLWNLTKGKAHVTDYTNASRTMMFNIRSLKWDETILKALGIPRQMLPEVKSSSELYGYAEVYGKKIPVAGIAGDQQSALFGQACFGAGQAKNTYGTGCFMLMNTGEKLCRSKNGLLTTIAATPKGTVHYAIEGSVFMGGAVIQWLRDEMRFIQASADSEYFAQKVPDNGGVYLVPAFTGLGAPYWDMYARGTIIGLTRGATAEHIIRAALESIAYQTKDVLDAMQADTKIKLGRLKVDGGASANNFLMQFQADITETPVMRPRVRETTALGAAYLAGLATGVWEDTEEISGKWTLDKRFDPAMPAEKRERLTKHWYKAVSRAKDWQDT; from the coding sequence ATGAAACGTTATATCATTGCCCTTGACCAGGGGACGACCAGTTCCCGGTGTATCATCTTCGATCAGGATTGCAACATCATATGTGTGAAGCAGCGTGAATTTACGCAGTATTTCCCGCAGGATGGATGGGTGGAACACGACCCGGTGGAGATCGTGTCGTCCCAGCTCGGCGTGCTCGAGGAGGCGGTGGATACGGCGGGGATCTTTTTGGACGAAGTGACCGGGATCGGCATTACCAACCAGCGGGAAACGACGATCGTATGGGAAAAGGCGACAGGGAAGCCCGTCTATAACGCTATTGTGTGGCAGTGCAGGCGTACAGCCGCCATTTGCGAACAGCTGAAGCGGGACGGCATGGCGGATTATATCATGGAAACGACGGGCCTTGTGATCGATGCGTATTTTTCCGCGACTAAGATAAAGTGGATATTAGATCATGTGGACGGCGCACGGGAGCGTGCGGAAAAAGGAGAGCTTCTGTTCGGCACGGTGGATACGTGGCTGCTGTGGAACCTGACCAAGGGGAAGGCCCATGTGACGGATTACACCAATGCGTCGCGCACCATGATGTTCAATATCCGCAGCCTTAAGTGGGACGAAACCATTTTAAAAGCGCTCGGTATCCCGCGCCAAATGCTGCCCGAGGTAAAAAGCTCAAGCGAACTGTACGGTTATGCGGAGGTCTACGGGAAGAAAATTCCCGTTGCAGGCATCGCGGGCGACCAGCAGTCCGCTTTGTTCGGGCAGGCGTGTTTTGGCGCGGGACAGGCTAAGAATACTTACGGGACGGGCTGCTTTATGCTGATGAACACGGGGGAAAAGCTGTGCCGCAGCAAAAACGGCCTGCTGACGACTATTGCGGCAACGCCCAAAGGAACGGTGCATTATGCGATCGAGGGGAGCGTATTCATGGGCGGCGCGGTAATCCAGTGGCTGCGTGATGAAATGCGGTTCATCCAGGCGAGCGCCGACAGCGAATATTTTGCTCAGAAAGTGCCGGATAACGGCGGGGTGTATCTTGTGCCTGCGTTTACGGGCCTTGGCGCGCCCTACTGGGATATGTATGCGCGGGGAACGATCATCGGCCTTACGCGCGGGGCGACGGCGGAGCATATCATCCGTGCGGCGCTTGAATCCATCGCCTACCAGACAAAGGACGTGCTTGACGCCATGCAGGCGGATACGAAAATAAAGCTCGGCAGGCTGAAGGTGGACGGTGGAGCTTCCGCGAACAATTTCCTTATGCAGTTCCAGGCAGACATCACCGAAACTCCGGTCATGCGTCCCCGGGTACGTGAGACGACGGCGCTTGGCGCGGCCTATCTTGCAGGGCTTGCGACGGGCGTATGGGAGGACACGGAGGAAATTTCCGGCAAGTGGACGCTTGACAAGCGGTTTGATCCGGCCATGCCCGCGGAAAAACGGGAGCGGCTGACAAAGCACTGGTATAAGGCGGTGTCCCGCGCAAAGGACTGGCAGGATACGTGA
- a CDS encoding phenylacetate--CoA ligase family protein: MRLCTRGRRRERVTETQYRLFLKQLRNAYENSAFYRQKFTDCGLLPEDIKSPEDIKKIPFTDKTDLRKAYPLGLMAVPEERIVRIHSTSGTTGDPVIIPYTAQDVADWCEMFKRCYEIAGVTAADRVQITPGFGLWTAGIGFQTGCEALGAMAVPMGPGNTEKQLKMMVDMKTTVLGSTSSYALLLAEQVQERGLLESLALKKGIIGSERWSDKMRKRIREGLDIELFDIYGLTEIYGPGISIDCGQHSGLHYFDDFLYFEIIDPETGENVPDGAYGEIAITTLRKEGAPLLRYRTHDMSRLLPGKCACGRTYPRHDRILGRTDDVVKVKGVNIHPSQIDILLKGVEGVSSEYMVSLTKEGSKDKMILRFEAEEGADLRGLEQLVGHAFKQRIGIRINVEAVPLGALPRSEKKTKRIHDLRYQ; encoded by the coding sequence ATGCGATTATGTACGCGGGGCAGGAGGAGAGAAAGAGTGACGGAGACACAATACAGGTTGTTTTTGAAACAGCTTAGGAACGCGTACGAAAACAGCGCGTTTTATAGACAGAAATTTACGGACTGCGGGCTTTTACCGGAGGATATCAAGTCGCCGGAGGATATTAAAAAAATTCCGTTTACAGATAAAACAGACCTTCGGAAGGCTTATCCGCTGGGGCTTATGGCCGTACCGGAGGAACGGATCGTGCGCATCCATTCCACCTCGGGTACGACGGGAGATCCGGTCATCATCCCGTATACGGCGCAGGATGTGGCGGATTGGTGCGAAATGTTCAAGCGCTGCTATGAGATCGCCGGGGTGACCGCGGCCGACCGGGTGCAGATCACGCCGGGGTTTGGCCTGTGGACGGCCGGCATCGGGTTCCAGACAGGTTGCGAGGCGCTGGGGGCGATGGCGGTGCCTATGGGTCCGGGCAATACGGAAAAGCAACTCAAAATGATGGTGGATATGAAGACGACGGTGCTTGGCTCCACATCCTCCTATGCCCTGCTGCTTGCCGAGCAGGTACAGGAACGGGGACTTTTGGAAAGCCTGGCGCTGAAGAAAGGCATTATCGGTTCGGAACGGTGGAGCGACAAAATGCGCAAACGCATCCGCGAAGGCCTGGATATCGAGCTTTTCGATATTTACGGGCTGACGGAGATTTACGGGCCGGGAATTTCCATTGACTGCGGGCAGCATTCAGGTCTCCATTATTTCGACGATTTCCTGTATTTTGAGATTATCGACCCGGAGACGGGAGAGAATGTGCCGGATGGAGCATATGGGGAAATCGCCATCACGACGCTCCGCAAGGAGGGTGCGCCGCTGCTGCGTTACCGCACGCACGATATGTCCCGCCTGCTCCCGGGAAAATGCGCCTGCGGGAGGACGTATCCGCGCCACGACCGGATTCTTGGGCGTACGGATGATGTGGTCAAGGTGAAGGGGGTCAACATTCACCCAAGCCAGATCGATATCCTGCTGAAGGGCGTGGAAGGCGTGAGCAGCGAATACATGGTATCTCTTACCAAAGAAGGAAGCAAGGATAAAATGATCCTGCGGTTTGAAGCGGAGGAGGGCGCGGACCTGCGCGGCCTCGAGCAGCTTGTCGGCCATGCGTTCAAACAAAGGATCGGCATCCGTATCAATGTGGAAGCCGTGCCCTTGGGCGCGCTCCCGCGCAGCGAGAAAAAGACCAAGCGGATCCATGATCTGCGGTATCAGTGA
- a CDS encoding DUF1667 domain-containing protein yields the protein MKEFTCIVCPKGCRIFVDGDGKFTGAGCERGIRYVESEMENPTRMITSTVRIRGGELPRLPVKTSAPIPKKMMLRAVALLNDVTVEAPVRCGDVILKNILDTGVDFVATKSVC from the coding sequence ATGAAGGAATTCACCTGTATTGTATGCCCAAAGGGATGCCGCATCTTTGTAGACGGGGACGGAAAATTTACGGGCGCGGGATGCGAGCGGGGAATCCGCTATGTGGAATCCGAGATGGAGAACCCCACGCGCATGATTACTTCCACGGTAAGAATCCGCGGCGGGGAGCTTCCCCGGCTGCCCGTTAAGACGAGCGCGCCCATTCCAAAAAAGATGATGCTGCGGGCAGTCGCGCTTTTAAACGATGTAACGGTGGAAGCGCCTGTCAGGTGCGGCGACGTGATCTTGAAAAACATACTTGATACGGGCGTAGATTTCGTGGCGACAAAGTCCGTGTGTTGA
- a CDS encoding NYN domain-containing protein, giving the protein MENENDKRIAVLIDADNVSDKYISFIFDEISNYGIPTYKRIYGDWTTPQNAAWKKVLLNYSIAPIQQYSYTKGKNATDSALIIDAMDILYSGNVDGFCIVSSDSDFTRLAARLREAGMFVVGMGEQKTPSPFIAACEKFKYLEVLASSTEDAQKAPAERPAAEKTGQKSSMASLLQVTRAMEAIVKDISDDDGWAFLGAVGNLLNKRYPDFDSRNYGYPKLSQLVESLKQFDIDRRPTSNPHIRHAFIRLKPKKGRKAAAGG; this is encoded by the coding sequence ATGGAAAATGAAAATGATAAAAGGATTGCAGTATTAATCGACGCGGATAACGTTTCCGATAAATATATCTCTTTTATTTTTGATGAGATATCCAACTATGGAATCCCTACGTATAAACGTATTTATGGGGACTGGACAACGCCGCAGAACGCCGCATGGAAAAAGGTCTTACTGAATTATTCGATCGCCCCGATTCAGCAATACAGCTATACTAAGGGAAAAAACGCGACCGATTCGGCGCTCATTATCGACGCGATGGATATTCTGTATTCGGGCAATGTGGACGGTTTCTGTATCGTCTCGTCGGACAGCGATTTCACCCGGCTGGCGGCGCGCTTGCGGGAAGCAGGTATGTTCGTAGTCGGTATGGGGGAACAGAAGACTCCTTCTCCGTTCATTGCGGCGTGTGAAAAATTTAAATACCTCGAGGTCCTTGCTTCCAGTACGGAGGATGCGCAGAAGGCCCCCGCCGAACGGCCGGCTGCAGAAAAAACAGGGCAGAAATCTTCTATGGCAAGCCTTTTACAGGTCACGCGGGCAATGGAAGCCATCGTCAAAGACATTTCAGACGATGACGGCTGGGCATTCCTCGGCGCAGTCGGAAATTTGCTGAATAAACGCTACCCTGATTTTGACTCGCGCAACTATGGTTATCCCAAGCTGTCGCAGTTGGTGGAATCCTTAAAGCAATTCGATATCGACCGGCGGCCGACGAGCAATCCGCATATCAGGCATGCCTTTATCCGCTTGAAACCTAAAAAGGGAAGAAAAGCAGCCGCAGGGGGCTAA